The sequence ACATACATTACAGAAGGTCACGATGCAGCGACACACACGAAACGTTGGCCATTTTGGAATTGTTAGCACCGTGACACACTATTGGATGACATGACATCTCTAAAGAAATGTACTCACTAATTCTCTTACAGTCGCGTGTGGTGCTTTTAGCCCACTCTTGGCTGGAGTGACTGGGCTATGTGGTCCCATGCCACTTCTTTGGCAGTACGGTCATGGTAGGACTCCGCACGCGTGCCCCACACCTCGAGCCTCTAACGGAAAAGGCAGATCGACTTCTCCACATCTAAAGCTCTAGGCATGGCTGCAGTTCTCTGTGTCCAGCTCTGTATGTGCCAAAGAAGCTCCAAAGCACTTCCTgttttgtgcttgtttggacaagttttcaaagtaatttacatagacttaacaagtgttgtgTGAAAAACGCATGTCCCACGgaggcaatggaattctgtgtggaaattccgcagcatttatagtagcaACAAAGTGAATGGGATTTTGCAAATTTTGCGGTACGACTTGTAAATCTGCAGCATGGCAATTTAAGATTTGGGTTCTGTGCGGAGAACCTGCATGTCTGGCCTATAGGGCAGCATAAATGACGCACTAAAATACATAAGTTGAGTTTTGTTGCGCTTTGTAAAGCATTTACGCAGCATAAACGCAGTAAAAACTGATGGAAATCTGCAGGTGCACTTAACTcttgctataatcaatgcttgGCACTAAACCAACAGGTAAAAGCGAtgcagtttttccacagcaaTATGCACAGATGTGGAAGTTTCCGCTGCagatgttgcaaaaaaaaaacaaaaacggcagCGTATGCAGTGTGTGGGTACATACCCTTATGCGTCCATTTACACATTGCGGTTGAGGTGTGGCTAGAATCGTATATAAAAGCATAGTTTCCAAATGCAGTTGCATTTCTTTTAACACAACCGCATAAAAAACACACCAAGTTAcagtcaggctggattcacacgagcacgttacgtccgtaaaggacggaacatatttcgaccggaagtcccggaccgaacacagtgcagggagccgggctcctagcatcatagttatgtacgacactagaagttcctgcctctccgtggaactactgacccgtactgaaaacacgattacagtacgggacagttgtccggcagcgaggcagggactcctagcattgtacataactatgatgctaggagcccggctccctgcactgtgttcgatccgggacttgcggccgaaatacgttccgtccattacggaccgaacatgctcgtgtgaatccagcctcaaaaTGAATGCGGTTTTTGGATGCAGTTCTAGCTGCACCTCAACTacaacgtgtgaatggaccctataggtctgctctcctggaaaaaattctggttttggcttggaaaaaaatgctaattctgcagcaaatctgtgtgaacaaggccttacaatgCATGAGTGTAGGTTGAGCTGAAAATggaagcaaaaacaaaaaagtgattaaaaaaaaacaaataaaaatgtagcTCTAGcctaatgctgggttcacacattgcagtAGTGTGTTGCACAGCCAAAAAATTGCATGGTTATATGCCGTGCAGTTTCTACAggcaatgtattattttttttcatgattAACCTGTAAAAACTGCAGGTCAATAACCAAATTGCAAAACCACCGCAATTTGCGGTTACATGCGTGCACACTACCGCAATATGTGAATCCAATCCCAACGAGTGAACTAGAACATTTGATTTATTAAGCGTTGCAGGGGATTTGTGAGGTGGCGCTGCTTCTCTGGACTGGTTAGAGAACAGGATATTTCACTGTAGGCCTAGGATACTCATTGAACTTTGCAATTCTAGTCCTAAAACATTCATAGTCATCTGTTCGTCAGTGTCTGTGAGCTGAGGGATATTAATCTATTGAACTGTGCAGAATTTATCGATGTAGGAAAGGTTGCTATAACCAGAAGACATGACATTTGACATTGGAACACAGAAAATAcaatgtcttaaagggccaggcaGCCTAAAACAGAGGTTTGTTTCTATAGGAACTGAAAGCAACGCTTGGACTTTTTTCCTATAGGGAATCCCTGAAGTCTCAGTGCAGGTggaggtcattttactatgactcacaggtgatgccaCTGCGGCACCAAGGCTAAACATGAAGTACATAGTGAGATGCTACCAACCAATCAATTACTAGGCCTTAGAGATTAATACTAACGGAATGTACTACATAATATACTGACAGGTTGTATCACACTGTATGCTGTCCTGGATAATCCCTTGAGGGCTGTCCACAACACAAtttttggtctacgtttgacgTAAACGCTGGGAAAAGCTTATGATGTATAGGAGGCTGTGACCGTTTCCTTAGGCCaggtttacatgagcgtgtgcgttttgcgcacgcaaaaaacgctgcgttttgcgtgcgcaaaaggcacttaacagctgcgtgtgtcagccccgtatgatgcacggctgcgtgattttcgcgcagccgccatcattatgacactccgtctggatgtttgtaaacggaaaagcacgtcgtgtttttctgtttgcaaacatacttttgactgctgttgcgaagtgcttccgtgtgacatgtgtGGTTTTCAATCACCCAGTTATGACTgttggaaggcgggaaggaaaaagagtaaaatgaaaaaaaaaactcaaaattggctgtgtcattAAGGGATTAATATTAGTGCAAAAAAATCAATAACTTCATGTGCAAACGCTCAACTCTAAAACATAAAAGTATAAACAAGttaattattttttctaataactaCATTTTAAATTATATTGTGTACGTGTGCCCCCTAGTGGTCTgggcaagaaaaaaaaattatgaacatTCACaatgtattcaggcattgtaaaaTAAAGCAAATCTTTAATATATCTTCattacacttaggcctcatttacacgagcgtaatatacgcgtgtgcgacgcgcgtgcttttcacgcgtgtcgtacgcacctatattactctatggggcagtgcagacaatgcgtgaattttgcgcagcgcgagtgcgttgcgtaaaactcacgacatgttctataatcgtgcgtttttcgcgcatcacgcacccattgaagtcaatgggtgcgtgaaaaccacgaaggtcgcacggaagcacttccgtgcgaactgcgtgattcgcgcaagagctgtcaaactgaatgtaaacagaaaagcaccacgtgctttttgtttacaaacatccgaacggagtgtcttagagatgagcgaaccgaactttaccgggttcgtccgaactcgttttgaccgaacccggcaggagacagtcactgtgcagggtgctgaaagagttaaactggttcagcaccctggacagtgacttccgatcccaatatacgtgaacgtgtaaaaaaaaaaaaaaagttctgacttaccgataactcccggcttcttcctccagtctgacctcccgggatgacaattcagtccaagtgacagctgcagccaatcacaagccaagcacaggctgcagcggtcacatggactgccgcgtcatccagggaggtggggccagatgtcaagagaggcgcgtcaccaaggacgcgtcaccaaggcaacggccgggaagttctcggtaagtacgaacctctttttttttttaaacaggttactcgatatggtgatcggaatgcactgtcgagggtgctgaaagagttactgccgatcagttaactctttcagcaccctggacagtgactgacatcgactagcctcatctctatgatggcggctgcgcgaaaatcaagcagccgcgcatcatacactgatgacacacggagctgtcaagtgccttttgcgcatgcaaaacgctgcgttttttgcgtgcgcaaaacgcacacgctcgtgtaaatgaggccttataaaaactatgaaacacttTCACGTATTACaagatttaaataaaacaaaaaaaatactttagTATCCTCCCTCATTTCTACCAGATAAGTGTCCAACTTGAACTTAAAGAGGTAAACCCCTATTTTGTAAGGAAGCAGCATGTTCGGCTTCTGTCCCAacgtaacccctttaaatataaaagGACCAGCTGCAATAGATCCCATAACTGTCCAAAATCAAACTTGCAGAATTGAAAAACCCAGAAACAGACTGGACTCACAAACAAGAGGTACGTCTCATATCTGAATACAACATAGTACAAATGAGAAGGAAACAGACGTGCGTGgtgtttaaattattttattacatGATATTGTCTTTGTTGGTAGAAAAACCTAATATCTGACAGAATAGCTGAAATTCTTCTATCCTGTTGCGCTTTACACCCCAAAGGTAATTTCTGGTGCCTCCTTTTGTTTTTGGTGGAGGTCCTTGGCACGATTTTTTAAAGTTTCTGCCTTGCCATCATCTTTCTTAACCCCATCCCCAAGTTTGTACATTCGGCTGGCATTCGCGCACGCCCATACATGTCCCAGCTCACAGGCCTTCTCAGAAAAGTGCAAAGCCCGAGTCATATCCTTGGGAAATCCAGGTGATCCCTCCAAGTACATTGTACTTAGGTTGAAGCAACTTGGTGCAAATTTACTGTCACAAGCCTTAGTATAATAATCTCTGGCTACACGAACATCGGGTTTCCCATCATTTATGCGACCGTCTTGTACCAACAGTGCAACGTTATGGCAGGAATCAATGGATTTCTTCCCTCCCTTAAGACATGATTTCAGGAAGTAGTTATATGCAGCTTTTAGATCGACTGGAAGTCCTCctgcaaaatggaaaaaacaCACACGTTATAATGGTTTTCCCTGCCTTAACTCCTTGCAGACCGTGCTGTAAAAGGGAGTCCCTGGGAGCAAGAGGGAGTTTAAAGGAATTTTTCTCCAAATAAATCATCAAGCCTAATATAACTAAAATTTACCCAATGGAAATATTGGTGCCGTTAcaattggcgcccgatatgtaaattagcccctGTACGGTCAGAGACGTATCTGTACATGGAAAGAGCAGGGAAGCGTGATAGCCAGAGCTCTGACAGCGTCCATTCAGTTTCAGGCAGTCAGTGCGGCTtctactgtgtgatctctctgatGCGTGTGTGCGCGCGCTCGTGCTCTCTCCACCTCTCACGAGAGCGCACAGGAGACCGCAGGGGAGCGCGTGCACGCAGCAGAGATCACACAACAGAAGCcactgacactgtccgcagctgattggacagtgtcagagctctGACTATCACGCCCCCCTGCTCTTTCCATGTACAAATACGCCCGAGAGGACAGGGGCTaacttacatatcgggcgccaattaATGGCACCGATATTTCCAGAACGGCTTAGTCTACACAGTCAATTCAAAGTGCTCCAATGTCTGTGCAGCAGCACCTAGAAGATAATTCGGTTTCCATACTGTACCTTAAATTTCACTAAGGTTTTGTCTTAGGGATTCGTAGAGAATCAAtgagagaggaaaaaaaactagagTGGCATATGTATTAGAGCATTGCTTTTTGGAGAGAACAGGCTGCCTTATGGCATTGTGTGTCTAGGGGTCCATAATATAGATCCATAGGCATTCTGTGTGCAGCCATACAGGGTCCGGGCTCACCAATGCTGTGTGCAAGTTGTAATATACAGTACCCCATGACGTAACATAGAATATCACCTCAAACATACAGTACCCCATGACGTAACATAGAATATCACCATAAATTACTTGAAGGTCTTCCAAATAATAAGATAAGATGAGCGGTACTTTCTTCAGAATACCTTACTATAAATTAAAGCTTCAGCCATATCCATCAAACCTAGCGCATACACACCTTTCCCAGTTATATGATAAGCCCCCAGCTTGAAGCAGCTCTCACTATGATCATTCTGTTCACAGTTATTCTTCAGTACTTTTGCTGTAGCTTCAAAGTTTTTTCTTATATTCTCTAAATACTCTGCTAACCGATGACATCCTGGAAAATGAGAGGGACACAGATATCCGTAAAAACTCATATAGAGGTAACAATGGCGTAAAACGTCTCTAATCAAACAGCACAATCCTGCCGGTGGATTTACAACATAGTTAATAGCGTGCAGCTCTATGGAAAAATAAGAGACACATTAATGACAAAGCTCTTTAATGGCTCAATATGGTTAATATGTTGTAAAAGATTTAGGAGTACAAATAGACACCAAGTTGGCCCCCAGTTATATCTCCGGACCCTTTTAAAAACATATacagctggaaaaaaaaacaccaaaaaaaaaaaacatatatacagctgGTCCGCAAAGAACTTTATTTGCAGTCTACAGCTGCAGGAGAGAGGCGGCTGTCAGAGGCGACAGGACTCCCCATACAGAAAGCAGAGATGACTTATTACCATCCTActctaagacctcatgcacacgaccgtattggttTTACAGTCCACAAAAGCAGAGACCTGTTGCGGTCCAAAAAAACTTTTGTTGTGCATCAGGattcacaacaaaaaaaacaaaacagacttgTCCTGAGTTCTTGCGGTGCGGATTCGTGGCCCCAGAACA is a genomic window of Rhinoderma darwinii isolate aRhiDar2 chromosome 7, aRhiDar2.hap1, whole genome shotgun sequence containing:
- the COA7 gene encoding cytochrome c oxidase assembly factor 7, which produces MAGLVDFKNEEEVKEFLDNLGTEYSYQCYREKDADGCHRLAEYLENIRKNFEATAKVLKNNCEQNDHSESCFKLGAYHITGKGGLPVDLKAAYNYFLKSCLKGGKKSIDSCHNVALLVQDGRINDGKPDVRVARDYYTKACDSKFAPSCFNLSTMYLEGSPGFPKDMTRALHFSEKACELGHVWACANASRMYKLGDGVKKDDGKAETLKNRAKDLHQKQKEAPEITFGV